A section of the Stenotrophomonas sp. 364 genome encodes:
- the grxD gene encoding Grx4 family monothiol glutaredoxin has product MSLDPALRSRIESILTANRVVLFMKGQPSMPQCGFSAKAVGALQDLGVEFAHVNVLADAEIREGIKAYGDWPTIPQLYIDSELVGGSDIILQMASSGELSSVLGLAAPDRTAPNITVTPAAVEMLRGALADAPGASLQLGIDANFQPNFQLAPHDDNAIAAESNGLRVQFDLASARRAEGITIDWVDDIRGKGLAIDNPNAPRAVKDLAVRDADDQLRAGRLTVVDVRPVDERAIASINAAFETFDGDNRARLEALPKDTALGFLCHHGGRSAQAAEQFRALGFTNVHNITGGIDAWSNDVDNSVPKY; this is encoded by the coding sequence ATGTCCCTTGATCCCGCCCTGCGCTCGCGCATCGAATCCATCCTCACCGCCAACCGCGTCGTGCTGTTCATGAAGGGTCAGCCGAGCATGCCGCAGTGCGGTTTCTCCGCCAAGGCGGTGGGCGCGCTGCAGGACCTGGGCGTGGAGTTCGCCCACGTCAACGTGCTGGCCGACGCCGAGATCCGCGAAGGCATCAAGGCCTACGGCGACTGGCCGACCATTCCGCAGCTGTACATCGACAGCGAGCTGGTGGGCGGCAGCGACATCATTCTGCAGATGGCGAGCAGCGGTGAGCTGAGCAGTGTGCTGGGTCTGGCCGCACCGGACCGCACGGCACCGAACATCACGGTGACGCCGGCCGCGGTAGAGATGCTGCGCGGCGCGCTGGCCGATGCACCGGGTGCGTCGCTGCAGCTGGGCATCGATGCAAACTTCCAGCCAAACTTCCAGCTGGCCCCGCACGACGACAACGCGATCGCGGCCGAGTCCAACGGGCTGCGCGTGCAGTTCGATCTGGCCAGCGCGCGTCGCGCCGAGGGCATCACCATTGATTGGGTGGACGATATCCGCGGTAAGGGTCTTGCGATCGACAACCCGAACGCACCGCGTGCGGTGAAGGATCTGGCGGTGCGCGATGCCGACGACCAGCTGCGCGCCGGCCGCCTGACGGTGGTGGACGTGCGCCCGGTCGATGAGCGCGCGATCGCGTCGATCAACGCGGCGTTCGAGACGTTCGACGGTGACAACCGCGCCCGTCTGGAAGCCCTGCCGAAGGACACCGCGCTGGGCTTCCTGTGCCACCACGGCGGCCGCAGCGCGCAGGCCGCCGAGCAGTTCCGCGCCCTGGGCTTCACCAACGTGCACAACATCACCGGCGGCATCGACGCCTGGTCGAACGACGTGGACAACAGCGTGCCGAAGTACTGA
- a CDS encoding AMP nucleosidase — protein sequence MKNKQEIVENWLPRYTGVPLDQFGQHILLTNFAGYLHTFSHLTGAPVQGMDRPMASVTSDDITLINFGMGSPNAAIVMDLLSAVMPKAVLFLGKCGGLKRKNQLGDMILPIAAIRGEGTSGDYLPPEVPALPAFALQRAVSTTIRDLGHDYWTGTVYTTNRRVWEHDEAFKEKLRLMRCMAIDMETATLFAAGFANHIPIGALLLVSDQPMIPDGVKTEASDAKVSSQFVENHIQIGIEALKLIRRNGKSVRHLRFDE from the coding sequence ATGAAGAACAAACAGGAAATCGTCGAAAACTGGCTGCCGCGCTACACCGGCGTGCCGCTGGACCAGTTCGGCCAGCACATCCTGCTGACCAACTTCGCAGGCTACCTGCACACCTTTTCCCACCTCACCGGCGCGCCGGTGCAGGGTATGGACCGGCCGATGGCCAGCGTCACCAGCGATGACATCACGCTGATCAACTTCGGGATGGGCAGCCCCAACGCGGCCATCGTGATGGACCTGCTGTCGGCGGTGATGCCCAAGGCGGTGCTGTTCCTGGGCAAATGTGGCGGTCTGAAGCGCAAGAACCAGCTGGGCGACATGATCCTGCCGATCGCGGCGATCCGCGGCGAGGGCACCTCGGGCGACTATCTGCCGCCGGAAGTGCCGGCGCTGCCGGCGTTTGCGCTGCAGCGGGCGGTGTCCACCACCATCCGCGATCTGGGCCACGATTACTGGACGGGCACGGTCTATACGACCAACCGCCGGGTCTGGGAGCACGATGAGGCGTTCAAGGAGAAGCTGCGGCTGATGCGCTGCATGGCCATCGATATGGAGACGGCCACGCTGTTCGCGGCCGGCTTTGCCAACCACATCCCGATCGGGGCGCTGCTCCTGGTGTCCGACCAGCCGATGATCCCGGACGGGGTGAAAACCGAGGCGTCCGACGCCAAGGTCAGTTCGCAGTTCGTCGAAAACCATATCCAGATCGGTATCGAGGCGCTTAAGCTTATACGGCGCAACGGCAAGTCGGTCCGCCACCTGCGTTTTGACGAGTGA
- a CDS encoding DUF924 family protein, which produces MDVAVQVVEFWRDAGPQQWFTRDDAFDARFREAFLEEHFAAARRGREHWLGSADGALALMILLDQFPRNCFRDTAHSYATDGLARHYAMRAVEEGLDLQLVPKLRAFIYLPFEHSEDPQDQERSVAMFDVLGDKEYLKFAELHRDIIRRFGRFPHRNAVLGRMPTPEELDYLAEGGFAG; this is translated from the coding sequence ATGGACGTGGCGGTACAAGTGGTGGAATTCTGGCGCGATGCCGGTCCACAACAATGGTTCACGCGCGATGACGCGTTCGATGCGCGGTTCCGCGAGGCGTTCCTGGAGGAACATTTCGCGGCGGCGCGGCGTGGGCGCGAGCATTGGCTGGGCAGTGCCGACGGTGCGCTGGCGCTGATGATTCTGCTCGACCAGTTTCCGCGCAACTGTTTCCGCGACACGGCCCATTCCTACGCGACCGACGGTCTGGCCCGGCACTACGCGATGCGCGCGGTGGAAGAGGGGCTGGACCTGCAGCTGGTGCCGAAGCTGCGTGCGTTCATCTATCTGCCGTTCGAGCATTCGGAGGATCCGCAGGACCAGGAGCGGTCGGTGGCGATGTTCGATGTGTTGGGCGACAAGGAATACCTGAAGTTCGCCGAGCTGCACCGCGACATCATCCGCCGCTTCGGCCGTTTCCCGCACCGCAACGCGGTGTTGGGCCGGATGCCGACGCCGGAGGAGCTGGATTACCTGGCCGAGGGTGGGTTTGCGGGTTGA
- a CDS encoding polysaccharide deacetylase family protein: protein MTVPETLHRIPLRPWRWVPWLLASQLLVVLAWVGLGWPVGLALMVTSHALFLVPVFLPNSRFYAPVLSRLPGSAPRVWLTIDDGPSPETPAVLDLLDRYQAKATFFLVGERALAQPELVRQMLARGHTLGNHSHRHPQTRFWRLGRAAMADEIAQCQQALTAIAGQPPRWYRSVVGMTNPFVAPALAQWQLTRVGWSARGFDGVDCQPAAVVERIVADLGPGAIVLLHEGAAHGHNLAIIEAVLQALQDRGLSAVLPDAA, encoded by the coding sequence ATGACCGTACCGGAAACATTGCATCGCATTCCCCTGCGCCCCTGGCGCTGGGTGCCCTGGCTCCTGGCGTCACAGCTGCTGGTGGTGCTGGCGTGGGTAGGCCTGGGGTGGCCCGTCGGGCTGGCGCTGATGGTGACCTCGCACGCGCTGTTCCTGGTGCCCGTGTTCCTGCCCAACAGCCGCTTCTACGCCCCCGTGCTCAGCCGCCTGCCGGGCAGCGCGCCCCGGGTGTGGCTGACCATCGACGACGGCCCCTCGCCGGAAACTCCGGCGGTACTGGACCTGCTGGACCGCTACCAGGCCAAGGCCACCTTCTTCCTGGTCGGCGAGCGGGCCCTGGCCCAGCCCGAACTGGTGCGGCAGATGCTGGCCCGCGGCCACACCTTGGGCAACCACAGCCACCGCCACCCGCAGACCCGCTTCTGGCGGCTGGGGCGGGCGGCGATGGCCGACGAAATCGCCCAGTGCCAGCAGGCGCTGACCGCCATCGCCGGGCAGCCCCCGCGCTGGTACCGCTCGGTCGTGGGCATGACCAACCCCTTCGTGGCCCCGGCCCTGGCGCAGTGGCAGCTCACCCGGGTGGGCTGGAGCGCACGTGGGTTCGACGGGGTGGACTGCCAGCCGGCGGCCGTGGTGGAGCGCATCGTGGCCGACCTGGGGCCGGGCGCCATCGTGCTGCTGCATGAGGGCGCGGCCCACGGGCACAACCTGGCGATCATCGAAGCGGTGCTGCAGGCCCTGCAGGATCGTGGCCTGAGCGCGGTCCTGCCCGACGCGGCGTAG